Below is a genomic region from Borreliella mayonii.
AACCAAAATCTAAAGAAAAACTGCTTAGAGAAAAGCTATCTGATGCTCAAAAAACACACCTTGATTGGTTAAAAACTGCATTAACTGATGCTGGAGAATTTGATAAATTCTTAGAAAATGATGAGGGCAAAATTAAATCAGCGATTGAACATATAAAAACTGAACTTGATAAATGTACTGGAGAAAATGCTGAGCAAAAAAAGAACACCTTTAAACAGGTGGTTCAAGGCGCACTTAGCGGCGGTATAGATGGCTTTAAAGATAGTGCCAGTAGTGCCTGCAATGGTTCCTAATAGCTAGCAGCCCCCTATTTGGGGCTTTTAATATTGCTACACTGCAAATATATAATTAAATTGCATTTCTTTTTTTTAACATGCAAAAGAATTTTAATACTTTTGTTTTATAAACATCCCGATTATCAGACATAAATACTTTAAGCTTATTTAGATCATCGAATCTATTAGTTTTATTGAAAGATTCTTTTAGAATATTTACCCAATATTCTAAACTCTTAAGCTCGGCATTCTTTTCAAAAAGATCTTCTAAAGCATCATCATTATCAGTACATAATGCCCGAATAAGAGCATTTATATTATTTTTTTCTTCACCTTCATTTGCCCAATTTTTTATATTAAACAGTGCGTCTCTAAAAATTTCATAGCAATAGGCCTTGCCAGATTTAAAGTTTTTATTAAAGCTGTTTAGTTGATTTTTTTCTTGATTTATGTCCTTTTTTGTTCTTGTTTTTGATTAACACTAACTTGCTTGTTAGGTATAGAATTTTCGTTTTCATAATTATTGTAAATAGTAGCTGCATCAGTATCCATTTCACTTTCTACAGCAAGAGCTGCAACTAAAGCGTACCTTTTGAAATAAGTAATAGCTGAACCAACAAATTGTGGCAATGTATTTACGGTTTTAGCCCCATTTTCACTGTTGCATTGTAATTTTTGTAAGTATTGGTGTATCAAATGATTCTTTATACCTACCACTACTACTTGTGCTGTAGAATGTAGTTCTAATAACATGTAAAACTTGATCCTCTACAACTGTAAACGCTGGATATTGATCAAAACGAAGCTCTAAATTATGCTTCTTAATAACATTTTTAATTTCTCTAACTATTTCATTGAAATTCTGATACTTGTAACCATGCCCTTTGAGATTCTTATCAATCCCTGGTAAGTTCATAAATAGAGTGCGCATATTTTTTTCGAAGTCTATTTCTGCTTGAATATTTTCTTGTGGATTATTATTTTTTAAAAGATTTTCCATCTTTTTCCTCCATTAATTTGTATTAATAAATATAAGTATATAGCAAAAACTATTTTTGCCAACTTTTCTTACAAAAATTTTTGTAAGAAAGTGCGGGCTTAACTAAATTCTCTTGTTAAAGAACTTAGTTAAGCCCATATCTTTATTTCTTGTAAATTCAAATTAACGGTAGAAAAAATTAAGACATTTTACTACGCTATTTGTAGTATAATTCAACTTAGAATTAAAATCAATTTGTATTTTTACTAAATTACAAAAAGTATATTAATTTAACAAAATTAATAATTAAAAATTAATATTTTTTTTGAAAAGTATTTACTTTTAAATCAAAATTCTGCATTATAATAATTAATTATTAATACAAATTAATGGAGAAAAAAAATGAAAGATGTTTCCCCAAACGTAAAAAGTCCAACTTGCCACAACAAACACCAACACAAATTAATATCTCTTACTTCAACACTAGATTTTCTAAACAAAAAAGATAAAAAATACACACAACAAAACATACTCTACTGCTTTAACGAAAATCTAAAAAGAAATGGTCTATCTCCCACTACACTAAGAACAATGCAAAATTATCTTTACAAATTAGAAAAAGTATTAAAAGTTACAACTAATTATTACCAACACATGGGTGTAAATTGTGGAACTGAAATTTACTATAAGCTAAAGTATCCTAAAAAAGAATGTTACCAGAAAATCAACAAGTACTTTAAAGAGCGAAAAAACTCTAGATTTAAATCTAGAGTTAATAACCATTTTAAAGACAATATTTCTAAAAATGGTAATGTAAATTCAGTGGGGTGTTTAAAGAATAAAAATAATATAAAAGAAGAAAGAAAAATTAACCAAATAGAAAAGTATCAAATAAGAAACTATTTCAATAAATGTAACTTTAAAACTGAAAAAGCTCTTTCTATATTGAATTTAAATACTGATAAAGATACCAAGATTGAGGCAATGAAAATCTTAAAACAAAATGAAATTGCCCTAATAAAACGTTTTAATATCAAAAAATTTTGCATTAAAGAAAAGCAAAACAAATTAAAGAACATTCTAAATAATACTCAAAAAGAATTAGAAAAAAATGGATACAATTCAGAACAATTAAAAATAAATTTCCAAAAAGTATACGAAAGTTACAAATTTAAGCCCCATTTTATTATTGAAAATCATAAATATAACGACTTAAGTAACATAAAACGCAAATTAGAAAAGTCAATTGAAAGAAAAAAAGAAAATTCTCAAAAAGATTATCAAAATTTAAAGGGAAATATTTTCAATATCCTTATTGAACAACTAAAAAAAGAAACAAATATCAGAATTTTAAAGCCAATTATAAAAGAATATTTGAATAACCAAAAGAAAATAGAATACAATAAAGTATTTGGTATATATTATCTTGAATTATTAGAAATAATAAAAAATGAAAAAAATTCTTTAACTGTAGAAGAATCTAACATAAAGGCAGTATAAGGATTTAAATATGGAAAATGCACCAGAACCTATTGAAACTGTAAAAAAAGGCAAATGTAAAGTTGAATGCCAAAACAAAGAACGCTTTATTTTAATTGAAAAAGGAAATGGTAAAGCAATGTACCATACAAAAATAATGATGGACATTTACAAATTTGGAGTTTATGAGAAAAAACACGAATTTAGATTATCATTGAGGGCTTTATTTAATGGAGAAAGAATTGTTGAAGAAACTCACTTATACCCAATTAAAGAAGGAGATAAGTTTATTGGCATTTTTTATGGCTACAGAAAACCAATTAAAAAACCTTTAATAAAATATCAAATAAACGGAACTAGAAAAGCATATGCATTAGCAAGAGCATATTATATGGAATTTAGATTTAAAACCGGAAGTGTCTTTTGTTATTTCAAGGGATTATATCGATTGTTAGATAAAAAAAGAACAAATAATCACTACAACAAAGTTTTATTTAGTATGTTTACGGATTTAGAACAACAAGTATATAAATTTTATGGGAAAAAATACCCGGAACAAGGACCACTAATAAAATGGATAATAAAAAACCTAAAATAATAACAATAGCGTCAATCAAGGGTGGTGTTGGTAAAAGTACAAGTGCAATAATTTTGGCAACGCTATTATCAAAAGACAATAAAGTACTTTTAATTGATATGGATACACAGGCTTCAGTTACTAGTTATTTTTATAAAACATTAGTAGAAAGTGAATTTGATTTACTTGAAAAAAATATATATGAAGTTTTAAAAGGAAATCAATTGATAAATGATGCAATTATCAATGTTGATCATAATTTTGATTTGTTGCCAAGCTATTTAAGCTTGCACACTTTTAGTGAAGAACCCTTGCCTTATAAGGAACATAGGTTAAAGGATAGCTTTAAATATTTAAAATTTAAATATAATTTTATTATACTTGATACTAATCCCCATTTAGATTCTACGTTATCCAATGCTTTAGTTGTTAGTAAACATGTTATAGTTCCAATGACTGCAGAAAAGTGGACTATTGAGAGTTTGCAACTATTAGAGTTTTTTACGGATAAATTAAAGTTGAAACCCAAAGTATTTTTATTTGTAACAAAATTTAAAAAAAATAAAACTCATAAAGATTTATTAGAAATGTTGCAAAAAAAAGAAAAGTTTTTGGGGATAATATCAGAACGTGAGGATTTAAATAGGAGAATAGCAAAAAATGATAGATTTGATTTAGATAAAGATTATATAAAGGAGTATGTAAACGTTTTAAATAATTTTATTTTAAAAATATGAAATTTGTCCGATAGTTGGATGAATTTTTTTAACAAAAAAGATAGGAGATTAATTATGGACGTGGGAATAAAAATAAACGATAGGGTAATATCAAAAAAGGAATTAAAAAAGGAA
It encodes:
- a CDS encoding Mlp family lipoprotein, giving the protein MKIINILFCLFLIILNSCNSNDTNTSQIKSRKKRDLTQKEVTQEKPKSKEKLLREKLSDAQKTHLDWLKTALTDAGEFDKFLENDEGKIKSAIEHIKTELDKCTGENAEQKKNTFKQVVQGALSGGIDGFKDSASSACNGS
- a CDS encoding plasmid maintenance protein produces the protein MKDVSPNVKSPTCHNKHQHKLISLTSTLDFLNKKDKKYTQQNILYCFNENLKRNGLSPTTLRTMQNYLYKLEKVLKVTTNYYQHMGVNCGTEIYYKLKYPKKECYQKINKYFKERKNSRFKSRVNNHFKDNISKNGNVNSVGCLKNKNNIKEERKINQIEKYQIRNYFNKCNFKTEKALSILNLNTDKDTKIEAMKILKQNEIALIKRFNIKKFCIKEKQNKLKNILNNTQKELEKNGYNSEQLKINFQKVYESYKFKPHFIIENHKYNDLSNIKRKLEKSIERKKENSQKDYQNLKGNIFNILIEQLKKETNIRILKPIIKEYLNNQKKIEYNKVFGIYYLELLEIIKNEKNSLTVEESNIKAV
- a CDS encoding DUF226 domain-containing protein — encoded protein: MENAPEPIETVKKGKCKVECQNKERFILIEKGNGKAMYHTKIMMDIYKFGVYEKKHEFRLSLRALFNGERIVEETHLYPIKEGDKFIGIFYGYRKPIKKPLIKYQINGTRKAYALARAYYMEFRFKTGSVFCYFKGLYRLLDKKRTNNHYNKVLFSMFTDLEQQVYKFYGKKYPEQGPLIKWIIKNLK
- a CDS encoding ParA family protein, encoding MDNKKPKIITIASIKGGVGKSTSAIILATLLSKDNKVLLIDMDTQASVTSYFYKTLVESEFDLLEKNIYEVLKGNQLINDAIINVDHNFDLLPSYLSLHTFSEEPLPYKEHRLKDSFKYLKFKYNFIILDTNPHLDSTLSNALVVSKHVIVPMTAEKWTIESLQLLEFFTDKLKLKPKVFLFVTKFKKNKTHKDLLEMLQKKEKFLGIISEREDLNRRIAKNDRFDLDKDYIKEYVNVLNNFILKI